The proteins below come from a single Acidovorax sp. NCPPB 4044 genomic window:
- a CDS encoding glutamate-5-semialdehyde dehydrogenase: MNAPSSIAETLHALGSQAKAASALMARAPSAVKRRALLALARRLRESTDALQVDNARDLDRARAAGLAEPMVDRLKLTPKVLETCALGCEQLAAMGDVIGEISGMREQPSGIRVGQMRVPIGVFGMVYESRPNVTIEAASLSIKSGNACILRGGSEAIDSNRALARLVQEALLEAGLPADAVQLVQTTDREAVGHLIAMPQYVDVIIPRGGKGLIERISREAKVPVIKHLDGNCHTYVDDPCDVAMAVKVADNAKTQKYSPCNASEGLLVARGVAAEFLPQIGAVYAAKGVEMRGCPESLALLANVPGALLVPATEQDWSEEYLAPIISIKVVDGLDEAIAHINRYGSHHTDAILTRDHMHAQRFLREVDSASVMVNASTRFADGFEFGLGAEIGISTDKFHARGPVGIEGLTSLKWVVLGEGDIRT, encoded by the coding sequence TCGGTTCCCAGGCCAAGGCCGCCTCCGCGCTGATGGCCCGGGCGCCGTCCGCCGTCAAGCGCCGGGCGCTCCTGGCGCTGGCCCGCCGCCTGCGCGAGAGCACCGACGCGCTGCAGGTGGACAACGCCCGCGACCTGGACCGTGCCCGGGCCGCGGGCCTGGCCGAACCGATGGTGGACCGCCTCAAGCTCACCCCCAAGGTGCTGGAGACCTGCGCGCTCGGCTGCGAGCAGCTCGCCGCCATGGGCGACGTGATCGGCGAGATCTCCGGCATGCGCGAGCAGCCCAGCGGCATCCGCGTGGGCCAGATGCGCGTGCCGATCGGCGTGTTCGGCATGGTCTACGAGAGCCGTCCCAACGTGACCATCGAGGCCGCCAGCCTGAGCATCAAGAGCGGCAACGCCTGCATCCTGCGCGGCGGCTCCGAGGCGATCGATTCCAACCGCGCGCTGGCACGGCTCGTGCAGGAAGCGCTGCTGGAGGCCGGCCTGCCCGCCGATGCCGTGCAGCTCGTGCAGACCACCGACCGCGAGGCCGTGGGCCACCTCATCGCCATGCCGCAGTACGTGGACGTGATCATCCCGCGCGGGGGCAAGGGCCTCATCGAGCGCATCAGCCGCGAGGCCAAGGTGCCCGTCATCAAGCACCTGGACGGCAACTGCCATACCTATGTGGACGACCCCTGCGACGTCGCCATGGCCGTGAAGGTGGCCGACAACGCCAAGACCCAGAAGTACAGCCCCTGCAATGCGAGCGAGGGCCTGCTCGTCGCGCGCGGCGTGGCGGCCGAGTTCCTGCCGCAGATCGGCGCCGTCTATGCCGCCAAGGGCGTGGAGATGCGCGGCTGCCCCGAATCGCTGGCGCTGCTGGCCAATGTGCCCGGCGCCCTGCTGGTGCCAGCCACCGAGCAGGACTGGTCGGAGGAATACCTCGCGCCCATCATCAGCATCAAGGTGGTGGACGGCCTGGACGAGGCCATCGCCCACATCAACCGTTACGGCAGCCACCACACCGACGCCATCCTCACGCGCGACCACATGCATGCGCAGCGCTTCCTGCGCGAGGTGGACTCGGCCAGCGTGATGGTGAACGCGAGCACGCGCTTCGCCGACGGCTTCGAGTTCGGCCTGGGGGCCGAGATCGGCATCAGCACCGACAAATTCCATGCCCGCGGCCCCGTGGGCATCGAGGGCCTCACCTCGCTCAAGTGGGTGGTGCTCGGCGAGGGCGACATCCGCACCTGA
- the trkA gene encoding Trk system potassium transporter TrkA: MKIIILGAGRVGESVADSLVSEQNDITVIDTDGQRLRDLEARFDLRGVVGSGIDPEVLAEAGAADTDLLIACAALDETNLVCCKIAHLLFNVPTRIARVRSSGFDSTEERGGAMLGKEGFAVDRIICPEESLTRYIGKLVQYPEALQVREFAGGRACLVSVRARGGAPVVGMRIADVRASAPDVAMRVVAIYRRFPEEPDRFVACDGATRIEAGDEVFVLAARERIPQVLAALHQRDGLATRPVRRIMVAGGGRVGLRLARQLAQQGGFHIKILESNPDRCIELASVLPPEVLVLQGDATDEDLLGDECIEDVDLFLAITDDDEDNIMACLLAKRMGASRVLALINRRSYADLMHGTQIDIALSPAQAMLGELLAYVRRGDVQAVHSLRRGVAEALEIVVRGDRKSSRVVGRKVADIHLPHDVHMGLVVRGLSEGASAVAGEGQSVPPGEPEVIIPHSHTVIESGDHVVFFLPHKRLVREVEKAFRVSATFF; encoded by the coding sequence ATGAAGATCATCATCCTGGGCGCGGGCCGCGTGGGCGAGAGCGTGGCCGACAGCCTGGTGTCCGAGCAGAACGACATCACCGTCATCGACACCGACGGCCAGCGCCTGCGCGACCTCGAAGCCCGCTTCGACCTGCGCGGCGTGGTGGGTAGCGGCATCGACCCCGAAGTGCTGGCCGAGGCCGGCGCCGCCGACACCGACCTGCTGATCGCCTGCGCCGCGCTGGATGAGACCAACCTCGTCTGCTGCAAGATCGCCCACCTGCTCTTCAACGTGCCCACGCGCATCGCTCGCGTGCGCTCCTCCGGCTTCGACTCCACCGAAGAGCGCGGCGGCGCGATGCTCGGCAAGGAAGGCTTCGCTGTCGACCGCATCATCTGCCCGGAGGAATCGCTCACGCGCTACATCGGCAAGCTCGTGCAGTACCCCGAGGCGCTGCAGGTGCGTGAATTCGCGGGCGGGCGGGCCTGCCTCGTCTCGGTGCGCGCCCGCGGCGGCGCGCCCGTGGTCGGCATGCGCATCGCCGACGTGCGCGCCAGCGCGCCCGATGTGGCCATGCGCGTGGTGGCGATCTACCGCCGCTTTCCCGAGGAGCCCGACCGGTTCGTGGCCTGCGACGGCGCCACGCGCATCGAGGCCGGCGACGAAGTGTTCGTGCTCGCGGCGCGCGAGCGCATTCCGCAGGTGCTGGCTGCGCTGCACCAGCGCGACGGCCTGGCGACGCGGCCGGTGCGCCGCATCATGGTCGCGGGCGGCGGCCGCGTGGGCCTGCGGCTCGCGCGGCAGCTCGCGCAGCAGGGCGGCTTCCACATCAAGATCCTCGAATCCAACCCCGACCGCTGCATCGAACTGGCCTCGGTGCTGCCGCCCGAAGTGCTGGTGCTGCAGGGCGACGCGACCGATGAGGATCTGCTGGGCGACGAGTGCATCGAGGACGTGGACCTCTTCCTCGCGATCACCGACGACGACGAGGACAACATCATGGCCTGCCTGCTCGCCAAGCGCATGGGCGCCAGCCGGGTACTGGCGCTCATCAACCGCCGCTCGTATGCCGACCTCATGCACGGCACGCAGATCGACATCGCGCTCTCGCCCGCGCAGGCGATGCTCGGCGAGCTGCTGGCCTACGTGCGCCGCGGCGACGTGCAGGCCGTGCACAGCCTGCGCCGCGGCGTGGCCGAGGCACTGGAGATCGTGGTGCGCGGCGACCGCAAGAGCTCGCGCGTGGTCGGCCGCAAGGTGGCCGACATCCACCTGCCGCACGATGTGCACATGGGCCTCGTCGTGCGAGGCCTCAGCGAAGGCGCGTCGGCCGTGGCCGGCGAGGGCCAGTCGGTGCCGCCGGGCGAGCCCGAGGTCATCATCCCGCACAGCCACACGGTGATCGAGAGCGGCGACCACGTGGTCTTCTTCCTGCCCCACAAGCGGCTGGTGCGCGAAGTGGAAAAAGCCTTCCGCGTGAGCGCGACGTTCTTCTGA
- a CDS encoding TrkH family potassium uptake protein, producing the protein MPDLLPVLRVFGALLAMFSFALGVPLAAAWWGGEGLWPIYAACLGFTLVCGGALWYGLRRHARELQPRHGVMLVSLVWLVLPLFASLPLLLALHAIDRPIGFTHAYFEAVSGLTTTGSTVLAGLDSLPLSINLWRTFMQWIGGMGILILAVAVLPLLGVGGSQLFKAEAAGPVKDTKLTPRMTQTAKGLWGVYVVFSLACALAFWAGGMAVPDALMHMFATVSLGGLSPYDASFGHFQSPLLEMIAVVFMVLASCNFALYFVALRKGHWRTCWRDPELRATVCTLLGSGLFVALLLWAKGVYGPFDAMRHGLFHTVSVATTTGFATTDYLGWPVFAPVFLLMLSGVATSAGSTGGGIKMVRVLILLQQARREMTRLVHPRAVQPVRLGHAVVENRMIFAVLAYMLVYAATITVLSMVLLLTDLDVVTAFSAVIASVHCTGPGLGLVGPAANYSVLTDFQLWVCTLAMLLGRLEILSFMALLTPAFWRR; encoded by the coding sequence CTGCCGGACCTGCTGCCCGTGCTGCGCGTGTTCGGCGCGCTGCTGGCGATGTTCTCCTTCGCGCTGGGCGTGCCCCTGGCGGCCGCCTGGTGGGGCGGCGAAGGGCTGTGGCCGATCTATGCCGCCTGCCTCGGTTTCACGCTCGTGTGCGGCGGCGCGCTCTGGTACGGCCTGCGCCGGCATGCGCGCGAACTGCAGCCGCGCCACGGCGTGATGCTGGTCTCGCTGGTCTGGCTCGTGCTGCCGCTGTTCGCGTCGCTGCCGCTGCTGCTGGCGCTCCATGCCATCGACCGGCCGATCGGATTCACGCACGCGTACTTCGAGGCGGTGTCCGGGCTGACCACCACCGGCTCCACGGTCCTGGCGGGGCTCGACAGCCTGCCGCTGTCGATCAACCTGTGGCGCACCTTCATGCAGTGGATCGGCGGGATGGGCATCCTGATCCTGGCCGTCGCCGTGCTGCCGCTGCTGGGGGTGGGCGGCAGCCAGCTCTTCAAGGCCGAGGCCGCGGGGCCCGTGAAGGACACCAAGCTCACGCCGCGCATGACCCAGACCGCCAAGGGGCTGTGGGGCGTGTACGTCGTGTTCTCGCTGGCCTGCGCGCTGGCCTTCTGGGCCGGCGGCATGGCCGTGCCCGATGCGCTCATGCACATGTTCGCCACCGTGAGCCTGGGCGGGCTGTCGCCCTACGACGCGAGCTTCGGCCATTTCCAGTCGCCGCTGCTGGAGATGATCGCCGTGGTCTTCATGGTGCTCGCGAGCTGCAATTTCGCGCTCTACTTCGTCGCGCTGCGCAAGGGCCACTGGCGCACCTGCTGGCGCGATCCCGAGCTGCGCGCCACGGTCTGCACGCTGCTGGGCAGCGGCCTCTTCGTGGCGCTGCTGCTGTGGGCCAAGGGCGTGTACGGCCCGTTCGATGCCATGCGGCATGGCCTCTTCCATACCGTGTCCGTCGCCACCACCACGGGCTTTGCCACCACCGACTACCTCGGCTGGCCCGTGTTCGCGCCCGTGTTCCTGCTCATGCTCTCGGGCGTGGCGACCAGCGCGGGCTCCACGGGCGGCGGGATCAAGATGGTGCGCGTGCTCATCCTGCTGCAGCAGGCGCGCCGCGAGATGACGCGGCTCGTGCATCCGCGCGCCGTGCAGCCGGTGCGGCTGGGCCACGCGGTGGTCGAGAACCGCATGATCTTCGCCGTGCTGGCCTACATGCTGGTCTATGCCGCCACGATCACGGTGCTCAGCATGGTGCTGCTGCTCACCGACCTCGACGTGGTCACGGCCTTCAGCGCCGTGATCGCGAGCGTGCACTGCACGGGGCCCGGCCTCGGCCTCGTGGGGCCGGCCGCGAACTATTCGGTGCTGACCGATTTCCAGCTCTGGGTGTGCACGCTGGCCATGCTGCTCGGCCGGCTGGAGATCCTCAGCTTCATGGCCCTGCTCACGCCCGCGTTCTGGCGGCGGTGA
- the gshA gene encoding glutamate--cysteine ligase gives MVPHLITALTGPINELEQRILDAMPAIERWFRLEWMEHTPPFYTSVDIRNAGFKLAPVDTNLFPGGWNNLTTEMLPLAVQAAMAAIEKICPEARNLLIVPENHSRNTFYLANVIQLQRIFNMAGLNVRVGSISPEIKKPTTVTLPNGDSVTLEPVVRTKGRLGLKNFDPCTILLNNDLSAGPPGILEDLHEQYLLPPLHAGWSVRRKSRHFQSYEEVSKRFGKLLGIDPWLIHPLFSHSQGLDFAEGNGVEALRSAVDAQLAKVRRKYKEYGINEKPFVIVKADNGTYGMGVMTVRDAKDLDALNRKTRNKMAIIKDGQTVSDVIIQEGVLTQERVHEAVAEPVVYMMDRYVVGGFYRMHAERGVDENLNAPGASFVPLAFEHSTHLPQPGARPGASAPNRFYMYGVIARLAMLAASYELEATNPEAEIYD, from the coding sequence ATGGTTCCGCATCTCATCACCGCCCTCACGGGGCCGATCAACGAGCTCGAACAGCGCATCCTCGACGCCATGCCCGCGATCGAGCGCTGGTTCCGGCTGGAGTGGATGGAGCACACCCCGCCTTTCTATACCTCGGTCGACATCCGCAATGCCGGCTTCAAGCTCGCACCGGTCGACACCAACCTCTTCCCGGGCGGCTGGAACAACCTCACCACCGAGATGCTGCCGCTCGCTGTGCAGGCCGCCATGGCCGCGATCGAGAAGATCTGCCCCGAGGCGCGCAACCTGCTCATCGTTCCCGAGAACCACAGCCGCAACACGTTCTACCTCGCGAACGTGATCCAGCTGCAGCGCATCTTCAACATGGCCGGGCTCAACGTGCGCGTGGGCTCCATCAGCCCCGAGATCAAGAAGCCCACCACCGTGACGCTGCCCAACGGCGATTCCGTCACGCTCGAACCCGTGGTGCGCACGAAAGGGCGGCTGGGCCTGAAGAACTTCGATCCCTGCACCATCCTGCTCAACAACGACCTCTCCGCCGGTCCGCCGGGCATCCTCGAAGACCTGCACGAGCAGTACCTGCTGCCCCCGCTGCACGCGGGCTGGAGCGTGCGCCGCAAGAGCCGCCATTTCCAGAGCTATGAAGAGGTCTCCAAGCGCTTCGGCAAGCTGCTGGGCATCGACCCCTGGCTCATCCATCCGCTCTTCAGCCACAGCCAAGGCCTGGATTTCGCCGAGGGCAACGGCGTGGAGGCCCTGCGCTCGGCCGTGGATGCGCAATTGGCCAAGGTGCGGCGCAAGTACAAGGAATACGGCATCAACGAGAAGCCCTTCGTCATCGTCAAGGCCGACAACGGCACCTACGGCATGGGCGTGATGACCGTGCGCGACGCCAAGGACCTCGACGCGCTCAACCGCAAGACCCGCAACAAGATGGCCATCATCAAGGACGGCCAGACGGTGAGCGACGTCATCATCCAGGAAGGCGTGCTGACCCAGGAGCGTGTGCACGAAGCCGTGGCCGAGCCCGTCGTCTACATGATGGACCGCTACGTGGTGGGCGGCTTCTACCGCATGCATGCCGAACGCGGCGTGGACGAGAACCTCAATGCCCCCGGCGCCAGCTTCGTGCCGCTGGCCTTCGAGCACAGCACGCACCTGCCCCAGCCCGGTGCCCGCCCCGGCGCGAGCGCCCCCAACCGCTTCTACATGTACGGCGTGATCGCGCGCCTGGCCATGCTGGCCGCCAGCTACGAACTCGAGGCCACCAACCCCGAGGCCGAGATCTACGACTGA
- a CDS encoding potassium transporter Kup → MQSSKSSLAALTLGAIGVVYGDIGTSVLYAVKEVFGSGHVAFTPQNVYGVLSILFWTLTTIVSLKYVVLVLRADNNGEGGLIAMLALASQAVKDKPRLRASLLGIGIFGTSLFYGDGVITPAISVLSAVEGLEVVSPHFRTAVIPLTLVVLFCLFVVQKRGTGGIGRYFGPVTLVWFASIAALGVPHIVGHPEILGALSPHHALGFIWENPGTSFIILGAVVLCVTGAEALYADLGHFGKKPIRLAWFSVAMPALTVNYFGQGALLLADPEAVKNPFYMMAPDWALIPLVILATMATVIASQALITGAFSVTKQVIQLGYLPRLNIVHTSVRDTGQIYIPFVNWALFLAIVVAVVMFRSSSNLAAAYGIAVTLDMLITTVLTFFVVRYGWGYPLALCIGATGFFFVVDLAFFGSNLLKLLQGGWFPLMIGSIVFTLMMTWKRGRALLNEKLRDDAIDLRDFLTAVFVSPPTRVEGTAVFLTAEPGAVPNALLHNLKHNKVLHQQNLFVTVRNHEVPWIGLDKRLQVEPLGGDCWQVMVHYGFKNDPDLPGALALMRGRGCELEAMTTSYFLSRDVVIPTIGSGMAPWREKLFAQMHHNASGAAGFLNLPSNSVVELGSKIEI, encoded by the coding sequence GTGCAAAGCTCCAAATCCTCGCTTGCGGCGCTCACCCTCGGCGCCATCGGCGTCGTGTACGGCGACATCGGCACCAGTGTGCTGTATGCGGTCAAGGAAGTGTTCGGCTCGGGCCACGTGGCCTTCACGCCCCAGAACGTCTACGGCGTTCTCTCGATCCTCTTCTGGACGCTCACCACCATCGTCTCGCTGAAGTATGTCGTGCTCGTGCTGCGGGCCGACAACAACGGCGAGGGCGGCCTGATCGCCATGCTGGCGCTGGCCTCGCAGGCCGTGAAGGACAAGCCCCGGCTGCGGGCGTCGCTGCTGGGCATCGGGATCTTCGGCACCTCCCTCTTCTATGGCGATGGCGTCATCACCCCCGCGATCTCGGTGCTCTCGGCGGTGGAGGGCCTGGAGGTGGTCTCGCCGCACTTCCGCACCGCCGTCATCCCGCTCACGCTGGTCGTGCTGTTCTGCCTGTTCGTCGTCCAGAAGCGCGGCACGGGCGGCATCGGGCGCTATTTCGGGCCCGTCACGCTCGTGTGGTTCGCCTCCATCGCGGCCCTGGGCGTGCCGCACATCGTGGGCCACCCCGAGATCCTGGGAGCGCTGAGCCCGCACCATGCGCTCGGCTTCATCTGGGAGAACCCCGGCACCAGCTTCATCATCCTGGGCGCCGTCGTGCTGTGCGTGACGGGCGCCGAGGCGCTCTACGCCGACCTGGGCCACTTCGGCAAGAAGCCGATCCGCCTCGCCTGGTTCAGCGTGGCCATGCCGGCGCTCACCGTCAACTACTTCGGCCAGGGCGCGCTGCTGCTGGCCGACCCCGAGGCTGTCAAGAACCCGTTCTACATGATGGCCCCCGACTGGGCGCTGATCCCGCTCGTGATCCTCGCCACCATGGCCACCGTCATCGCGTCGCAGGCCCTCATCACCGGCGCCTTCAGCGTGACCAAGCAGGTCATCCAGCTCGGCTACCTGCCGCGCCTGAACATCGTGCACACCAGCGTGCGCGATACCGGGCAGATCTATATCCCCTTCGTCAACTGGGCGCTGTTCCTGGCCATCGTGGTCGCCGTGGTCATGTTCCGCTCCAGCAGCAACCTGGCAGCCGCCTACGGCATCGCGGTCACGCTGGACATGCTCATCACCACCGTGCTCACCTTCTTCGTGGTCCGGTACGGCTGGGGCTATCCGCTGGCGCTGTGCATCGGCGCGACCGGCTTCTTCTTCGTCGTGGACCTGGCCTTCTTCGGCTCCAACCTGCTCAAGCTGCTGCAGGGCGGCTGGTTCCCGCTGATGATCGGCTCGATCGTCTTCACGCTGATGATGACCTGGAAGCGCGGCCGGGCACTGCTCAATGAAAAGCTGCGCGACGACGCCATCGATCTGCGCGACTTTCTCACCGCCGTGTTCGTGAGCCCGCCCACGCGGGTGGAGGGCACGGCCGTGTTCCTCACCGCCGAGCCGGGCGCGGTTCCCAATGCGCTGCTGCACAACCTCAAGCACAACAAGGTGCTGCACCAGCAGAACCTCTTCGTCACCGTGCGCAACCACGAGGTGCCCTGGATCGGCCTCGACAAACGGCTGCAGGTCGAGCCGCTGGGCGGCGACTGCTGGCAGGTCATGGTGCACTACGGCTTCAAGAACGACCCCGACCTGCCTGGCGCACTGGCCCTCATGCGCGGCCGTGGGTGCGAACTCGAAGCCATGACCACCAGCTACTTCCTGTCGCGCGACGTGGTGATCCCCACCATCGGCAGCGGCATGGCGCCCTGGCGGGAGAAGCTCTTCGCCCAGATGCACCACAACGCAAGCGGAGCGGCGGGTTTCCTGAATCTGCCGAGCAATTCGGTGGTCGAACTGGGCTCCAAGATCGAGATTTGA
- a CDS encoding benzoate/H(+) symporter BenE family transporter: MRSFFRDSSLSTATAGFVAVLVGFTSSVALVFKAAQAFGATSAQISSWMWALGLGMGLCSLVPSLILRQPVMVAWSTPGAAVLASAGLAGGYSMGEAIGAFMLCAGLIALVGATGWFERAMDRIPVQIASALLAGVLARFGMQAFAAAQTALPLVVLMLVSYLLARRLFPRYAIVATLAVAVAYTAGRGQVAVSAIHFGWAVPVFTPPEFSLGAFVGLALPLFIVTMASQNLPGVAAIRAAGYPLPISRLVTMTGLATLVLAPFGAFALNFSAITAAMCMGPEAHEDRSRRYTAAVACGAFYIVIGLFGAVVTGLLTAFPQELVVAIAGLALLGTIGSGLTSALRDDAYREAALITFLVTLSGVFIGGVGSAFWGVVAGVLTLFVQQYGRRRASGA; the protein is encoded by the coding sequence ATGCGTTCCTTCTTCAGAGATTCCAGCCTCTCGACGGCAACGGCCGGTTTCGTGGCCGTGCTGGTCGGGTTCACCAGTTCCGTGGCCCTGGTGTTCAAGGCGGCCCAGGCGTTCGGCGCCACCAGTGCCCAGATCAGTTCGTGGATGTGGGCCCTCGGCCTGGGCATGGGGCTGTGCTCCCTGGTGCCGTCCCTGATCCTGCGGCAGCCGGTGATGGTGGCGTGGTCCACGCCCGGGGCCGCCGTGCTGGCATCCGCGGGCCTCGCCGGCGGGTATTCCATGGGCGAAGCCATCGGCGCGTTCATGCTGTGCGCCGGTCTGATCGCCCTCGTCGGTGCCACGGGCTGGTTCGAGCGCGCCATGGACCGCATCCCGGTGCAGATCGCGTCGGCCCTGCTGGCAGGGGTCTTGGCGCGATTCGGCATGCAGGCGTTCGCCGCGGCGCAGACGGCCTTGCCGCTGGTGGTGCTGATGCTGGTGAGCTATCTGCTCGCGCGCCGGCTCTTCCCGCGCTATGCCATCGTCGCCACGCTCGCGGTGGCCGTCGCCTATACGGCGGGGCGAGGGCAGGTGGCGGTGTCTGCCATCCATTTCGGCTGGGCCGTGCCGGTTTTCACGCCACCGGAATTCAGCCTTGGTGCTTTCGTCGGCCTGGCGCTGCCCCTGTTCATCGTGACGATGGCATCGCAGAACCTGCCGGGCGTCGCCGCCATCCGCGCCGCGGGGTACCCGCTGCCCATCTCGCGCCTCGTCACCATGACGGGCCTGGCCACCCTGGTCCTGGCCCCGTTCGGCGCCTTTGCGCTCAACTTCAGTGCCATCACCGCGGCCATGTGCATGGGCCCCGAGGCGCACGAAGACCGATCGCGCCGCTACACCGCGGCGGTGGCCTGCGGCGCGTTTTATATCGTCATCGGCCTGTTCGGCGCCGTCGTCACCGGGCTGCTGACGGCCTTTCCCCAGGAACTCGTCGTTGCCATCGCCGGGCTGGCGCTGCTGGGGACCATCGGCTCCGGGCTCACCTCTGCCCTGCGCGACGATGCGTACCGGGAGGCAGCGCTCATCACTTTCCTCGTGACCCTCAGCGGTGTCTTCATCGGGGGTGTGGGCTCGGCCTTCTGGGGCGTCGTCGCCGGCGTGCTGACGCTATTTGTGCAACAGTACGGACGCCGCCGCGCCAGCGGCGCCTGA